DNA from Bacillota bacterium:
ACTTATTATTTGAATATTGTTATTCGCCATCAAGGCTGAACTACAAAGGTTGTTGTGCCTCGGGTTGTATGCATCGTTGTTATATTATCAGAATTTCTATGAGTTGCCACAATCAAAGCATAGCTTTCACCCGGAATCAATTCTTCAACATTGTAACCCTGCCCTTCAGGAAAAGCAAGCGGATATGAAAATTCCATTATAGTTTTTCCATCGACACGGGCTAGATAAAATTGATCGACTGCTGTCGTCCCAGCTTCAGAATGGCTTCTGGCCTGTCCTATATCATCTCGGAATTCAGGATTTGTTCCATCCATATAACCTAAGATCATATTTGCGCCGCTCATTACGCCTCTGGTATTGAAACCAACAGCAATCCACCCTTCAACTTCTGCTTCCATGTATACATATAGGTAGTTGTCATCATGAGCAAGATATATTTGTGCTCCTGCGACCTGTAAAGGTTCGGCAGGATAACCTTCACTTGATCCCTGGACGGTGATTGCCTGGTCAATTTTTCCCATCATAGGACCTTCAATTTCACCAATTCCAGTCTCTCCATCCGGGATTCCTGTAGGTTCCGGTGATTCCGGCGCTTCTGCCACTCCACC
Protein-coding regions in this window:
- a CDS encoding DOMON domain-containing protein; this encodes MKYLLMAVILVGILLVAGCGGVAEAPESPEPTGIPDGETGIGEIEGPMMGKIDQAITVQGSSEGYPAEPLQVAGAQIYLAHDDNYLYVYMEAEVEGWIAVGFNTRGVMSGANMILGYMDGTNPEFRDDIGQARSHSEAGTTAVDQFYLARVDGKTIMEFSYPLAFPEGQGYNVEELIPGESYALIVATHRNSDNITTMHTTRGTTTFVVQP